In Zingiber officinale cultivar Zhangliang chromosome 1A, Zo_v1.1, whole genome shotgun sequence, a genomic segment contains:
- the LOC122037747 gene encoding histone H2A-like: MVSVRFGFAAISNIQTAAFSSNSLAHDSRSRRKGMDASGATAGKAKKGAAGRRAGGPKKKAVSRSTKAGLQFPVGRIGRFLKKGRYAQRVGSGAPVYLAAVLEYLAAEVLELAGNAARDNKKNRIIPRHVLLAIRNDEELGKLLAGVTIAHGGVLPNINPVLLPKKTAAKEPKSPSKATKSPKKAA, encoded by the coding sequence ATGGTTTCGGTTCGCTTCGGCTTTGCAGCGATTTCAAATATCCAAACCGCCGCCTTCTCTTCGAATTCTCTCGCGCACGACTCGAGATCTCGCCGGAAGGGGATGGACGCCAGTGGAGCAACCGCCGGCAAGGCGAAGAAGGGAGCAGCTGGGCGCCGAGCCGGAGGGCCCAAGAAGAAGGCAGTCTCCAGGTCGACCAAGGCCGGCCTCCAGTTCCCCGTTGGTCGCATTGGCCGTTTCCTCAAGAAAGGGCGGTACGCCCAGCGCGTGGGCTCGGGTGCCCCCGTCTACCTCGCCGCCGTCCTGGAGTACCTGGCGGCGGAGGTGCTGGAACTGGCCGGGAATGCGGCTCGCGACAACAAGAAGAACCGGATCATCCCGCGCCACGTGCTTCTTGCGATACGGAACGATGAGGAGTTAGGGAAGCTGCTCGCCGGCGTGACGATTGCCCACGGCGGCGTGCTGCCTAACATCAATCCGGTGCTGCTACCGAAGAAGACGGCTGCCAAGGAGCCCAAATCGCCTTCCAAGGCGACCAAATCCCCCAAGAAGGCTGCCTGA
- the LOC122037738 gene encoding FCS-Like Zinc finger 8-like produces the protein MFLRSKFQEFMLKNRSSTVTSKQGLMCDPPSAAASPTSILETMAFSSIRNSSRKVSKEFEEETRGIGLGLLDVLTNEDSVTAISKQEKRVVVFGPKLKIQIPSPATESIFISSVGRSPIEFGIKTRNSLVALYPSSPAQRTLIPRSEMAQSEDYTRVILHGPNPKTTHIFEDCIIESGSSQSTDHVNWNCSCGDGLSSPVNDLSSFSNGCRKRTDTGGDFHGQNMKGNSAATLPLPGNV, from the exons ATGTTTCTCAGATCAAAGTTTCAGGAGTTCATGCTGAAGAACAGGTCTAGTACAGTGACCAGCAAGCAAGGCCTGATGTGTGATCCTCCCTCAGCTGCAGCCTCTCCCACTTCTATACTGGAAACCATGGCCTTCTCGTCCATTAGGAACAGCAGCAGAAAGGTCTCCAAGGAGTTTGAAGAAGAGACAAGAGGCATTGGACTTGGCCTTCTTGATGTACTCACGAATGAAGACTCTGTCACGGCtatttccaagcaagagaagagaGTGGTGGTGTTTGGGCCTAAGCTTAAGATTCAAATACCTTCTCCGGCCACTGAATCCATCTTCATTTCGAGTGTCGGTCGTTCACCTATAGAATTTGGCATCAAAACTAGGAATTCACTGGTGGCCTTGTACCCCTCCTCCCCTGCTCAGAGAACGTTGATTCCTCGGTCAGAGATGGCCCAGTCGGAGGATTACACTCGCGTCATCTTGCACGGGCCAAATCCGAAGACTACTCATATTTTTGAAGACTGCATCATTGAAAGCGGCAGCAGTCAATCTACTGATCATGTGAACTGGAACTGTTCTTGTGGCGATGGATTGAGCAGTCCTGTGAATGATCTTTCAAGCTTCTCCAATGGTTGCAGAAAGAGAACTGACACGGGAGGAGATTTTCATGGACAG AACATGAAAGGAAATTCTGCTGCTACATTGCCACTACCAGGAAATGTTTGA
- the LOC122010907 gene encoding beta-carotene isomerase D27, chloroplastic-like yields the protein MKASHLGDGGTKCFPRRGSESGNRRASRKPMMVSATVIPHRPAIYTTLSTTDEMRALLVPIKGDNKESYKYKDNWFDLLAIHYLTKAIQATTGTSNKKQGYEGLVEAAVMISKKHGTKAQQNLVIQTLQKAFPVAILTMIKILLPPSTFTREFFAAFTTLFFPWLIGPCEVRESEVKGKTEKNVVYIPKCRFLESTNCVGMCTNLCKIPCQSFIQDSLGMPVYMNPNFEDMSCEMIFGQQAPIDDPSLKQPCYRKSCIAKQTHGVNCS from the exons ATGAAAGCTAGTCATCTTGGTGATGGAGGGACTAAATGCTTTCCGAGAAGAGGATCAGAGTCGGGCAATCGGAGAGCGAGTCGAAAACCGATGATGGTATCAGCAACCGTGATACCGCACAGACCGGCCATATACACAACTCTATCGACGACAGACGAGATGAGGGCGTTGCTAGTGCCGATAAAGGGAGACAACAAAGAGAGTTATAAGTACAAAGATAACTGGTTCGACCTCCTAGCCATCCATTACCTGACAAAAGCCATCCAAGCAACAACAG GGACAAGCAACAAGAAGCAAGGATACGAGGGACTGGTTGAGGCAGCAGTCATGATCTCCAAGAAGCATGGAACAAAAGCGCAGCAGAATCTAGTGATCCAAACTCTGCAGAAGGCCTTCCCAGTCGCCATACTGACAATG ATAAAGATTTTATTGCCTCCGTCCACGTTTACAAGAGAATTCTTTGCAGCTTTCACTACATTGTTCTTCCCATGGCTAATTGGCCCCTGCGAG GTCAGGGAATCAGAAGTCAAAGGGAAAACAGAGAAAAATGTGGTATACATCCCTAAATGCAG GTTTCTTGAGAGCACCAACTGTGTGGGGATGTGCACAAACTTATGCAAGATCCCATGTCAAAGCTTCATCCAGGATTCACTTGGAATGCCAGTCTATATGAATCCAA ATTTTGAAGACATGAGTTGTGAGATGATCTTTGGTCAGCAAGCACCGATTGATGATCCCTCACTGAAACAACCATGCTATCGCAAATCAT gcaTAGCAAAGCAGACACATGGAGTGAACTGCTCCTAG